The Candidatus Zixiibacteriota bacterium genome has a window encoding:
- the sprA gene encoding cell surface protein SprA — protein MGRRTSSLIPVSVDARHYATFRMDQNRNEKFHRPVMGSLDVGRQERTKGGLGINVGLPKRLDRIFGEGGAGLRVSGFRKIMFSGRSQWTDAAQSPSFKQSKFPSLHMEQISRFDITGTIGSKITVKVSQDSQTDIPLANRLQIRYKGNEDDILKTIEAGNTNLSLPNTKFVGYSSRIRGLFGIKVEAKVGNLRLTGIASQEKGSSESARITPSGEESAKIIRDNEYVKRRIFDLGHESEFQLGDSVLRVIAYQARRESDIDAEVTAILARMVVDPSNPQNHSSENEEYLQSMEAGVELISNDEYDIKSYPQSRHHYMVFKSSRRDQSLGIYMEVLRSSSGSIEAVGDNVSDTAILKLIYSPKADTTYVTYDLMWRNCYTIGRGADILDFDIKFYKGPRGREDGTESVSDQSTEGLGTQSYLQILGLDQYDGNRNVPDGKLDNRSEVFRPDWGLLILPHRRPFDTDTTFLYENGGSSHVLEKRVPLIYDATATGQPIASEYFMRIFTKSRSSTIRLGKPNIIEGSEKITVNGRQLQKDIDYSINYDFGQITLLSEEATDVNADINIDFEYAPFMAVAKKTLLGMRAVYDMGRDFKIGTTILYKSDKAEDRKPRVGQETAKAVIYDIDTQVKLHPNFLTSALDALPFVSTTAPSNLSVSAELAQSHPNPNVDGVAYVDDFEASTEQLSIGTFRTQWQKSSIPFQLTDSATELSRLLWHNLIDPYRVDEIYAKKETGAGQGAVRGLRFIFRPNYLDTAWDSSLVDGSETEYEYTFSDDDIHDSSPDTTSWAGVTRSFGGRIDAERAQVFEFRARAPGDSGIMHIEFGRINEDIDDNGNAYFEREDETGVSEDFGLDGLPDNQEPRYNATTNPDPNHDNWFFLGDGICPPNCGQYTNESNWNDPINYEWLNGTEGNRIDGEHYEIADKEAFTNDFNTDDGYFSYWVDFGADSVRFRIDSSEHDPGDGHGSWFTYRIPINDPDLVDADGEYVQQVIINGSSEDATLQPDWNKISHIRIWFEGRPGQTTADTIEIADWYFVQSNWQDEIAYNDSDSTTKFIIASVSEEDGTFDAPSNVEAYTDPNTDIEESQRGLLLQFEDMDSRDTCLAVKNLVSIDGYSGYGTIEMYVHGRYLNPADDGKVWFIFRLGTDSVNFYQQRMRLYDGWDVRNFVNIKFDEITALKDSEQRQRTRSEWLDVDIYSDDADSTFRVRGNPNLNAIKYFAAGVVNSDQLNDVSGEIWLDELRVTDVRRDVGTAARISFSGNLADLGGYNFSYQTKDPYFRGLSTSTRGGSSRNLGSGQTQTSMSYSASVNLDKFMPRSWGAKIPVSVSYSKTTSTPLLRNGSDIVLPEEIRIEERSLGESQSLSVSPKFNRPGRNPLYSLLLNRLTTKFSYRRNTRSSVNQPYSFGESYNVQSRFDLSMRTVPKIPVFFWTKWIPFAKKTAGSQLGLYPKRWNVSGDYDRNLSVSRNISGDLQSDLKRTFNAKMDVQYEILENLISSLRLDTRRDLSDVENVDLSFKKLRLGLELRYSQSFGVTYNPKVFSFLGTNWSYKAQYSDDWDRSSESRRSSLTRSWSVSGTFDHIKFLGGKGSSSGRDRGRQRGRRARKTDVTVEKGKPFYDPPLAVLRFLTAWIQVPKYNYSENFKASVPGMDSRPRLEYRFGLVRGDHGVSTISQTRSPSSSQGKSYDLSSGFSLLSGIKTEVKFRRSINEDLIKQGNRSRNTSTSWPDLTIRISRFKTLPLIKNVVNKLIDVLSPRTGYSRSTKETFDLNGGFVTSSSEIISRNPLLQVNFKVFKGLSLSSSYALTKDIRRAFNPTSGKFQSESQSNRKTFGASTKYSFSAPSGFKLPIFGRVKFRSTMSISIDVKRNMSTTRSFSADGKEGRPTEKSEFRISPNISYTFSPKIRGGLSMQWSDNNSNGRKSHLREVKLSVEIRF, from the coding sequence ATGGGCAGACGGACAAGCTCTCTCATCCCAGTCTCAGTAGATGCCCGACACTATGCTACTTTCAGAATGGACCAGAATCGCAATGAAAAATTTCATCGGCCGGTTATGGGGTCTTTGGATGTGGGACGACAAGAAAGAACCAAAGGGGGACTTGGAATCAATGTGGGACTGCCAAAGCGATTGGATCGTATTTTCGGTGAGGGCGGAGCCGGATTGCGTGTAAGTGGTTTCCGCAAAATCATGTTCTCGGGGAGATCGCAATGGACCGATGCGGCTCAGTCACCATCCTTTAAGCAGAGCAAGTTCCCTTCGCTGCATATGGAACAAATCTCCCGGTTCGATATCACCGGCACCATCGGCAGCAAAATCACGGTCAAGGTTTCTCAGGATAGTCAAACCGATATCCCCCTCGCCAACCGATTGCAAATTCGCTACAAAGGCAACGAAGACGACATTCTCAAAACTATTGAGGCGGGCAATACTAACTTGTCGCTTCCCAACACCAAGTTTGTCGGCTATTCGTCACGCATTCGCGGCTTATTTGGCATCAAAGTAGAAGCCAAGGTAGGGAATCTACGTCTCACTGGAATCGCATCACAGGAAAAGGGATCCTCGGAATCGGCCCGGATCACACCCAGCGGCGAAGAAAGCGCGAAGATAATTCGCGACAATGAATACGTCAAACGACGCATCTTTGATTTGGGACATGAGTCCGAATTCCAACTCGGTGATTCTGTTTTAAGAGTGATTGCCTACCAGGCACGACGAGAATCGGATATTGATGCCGAAGTCACGGCTATTCTTGCACGAATGGTGGTTGATCCCTCGAACCCGCAAAACCATAGCAGTGAGAATGAGGAATACTTGCAGTCAATGGAAGCTGGAGTGGAGCTCATATCAAACGATGAGTACGATATCAAGAGTTATCCGCAGTCCCGCCATCATTATATGGTTTTTAAATCCTCCAGACGTGATCAGTCACTTGGAATTTATATGGAGGTACTCCGTTCCTCCAGCGGCAGTATCGAGGCTGTGGGAGACAACGTTTCTGACACGGCTATACTGAAACTGATATACAGCCCCAAAGCGGACACCACTTATGTCACCTATGATCTGATGTGGCGCAACTGCTATACAATTGGTCGGGGTGCGGATATCTTGGATTTCGACATTAAGTTCTATAAGGGACCAAGGGGTAGAGAGGACGGTACCGAGAGTGTAAGCGACCAGAGCACCGAAGGACTTGGTACGCAGTCGTATCTCCAGATACTCGGCCTGGATCAATACGACGGAAACAGAAATGTCCCTGACGGCAAGCTTGATAATCGCTCGGAAGTGTTCCGACCCGATTGGGGATTACTGATTCTCCCTCACCGTCGTCCTTTTGATACCGACACTACATTCCTGTACGAGAACGGTGGCAGCTCACATGTCCTGGAGAAGAGAGTTCCTCTGATCTACGATGCCACTGCTACCGGTCAACCTATCGCCAGTGAATACTTCATGCGGATCTTCACAAAGTCGCGCAGTTCGACAATCCGCTTGGGGAAACCCAACATTATCGAGGGTTCGGAGAAAATCACAGTCAACGGCCGGCAACTGCAAAAGGACATCGACTACAGTATCAACTACGATTTCGGCCAGATAACGCTGCTGTCTGAAGAAGCGACAGATGTTAATGCCGATATTAATATTGATTTTGAATATGCCCCTTTCATGGCAGTAGCCAAAAAAACCTTGCTTGGCATGCGGGCCGTTTATGATATGGGCCGAGATTTCAAAATTGGCACTACTATCCTGTACAAATCGGATAAAGCCGAAGATCGCAAACCAAGAGTGGGGCAGGAAACCGCCAAAGCGGTCATTTACGATATTGACACCCAGGTGAAGTTGCACCCTAATTTCCTGACTTCAGCTCTTGATGCACTGCCATTTGTTTCAACCACGGCTCCTTCAAACCTGTCGGTATCAGCTGAACTGGCCCAATCGCATCCCAACCCCAACGTTGATGGCGTGGCTTACGTCGATGATTTTGAAGCATCTACAGAACAACTCTCCATTGGCACTTTCCGTACTCAATGGCAGAAATCCTCCATCCCTTTCCAGTTGACGGATTCGGCTACGGAACTTTCTCGCCTTTTGTGGCATAATCTGATCGACCCGTATAGAGTAGATGAGATTTACGCTAAGAAAGAAACCGGTGCCGGTCAGGGAGCGGTGCGAGGCCTGCGATTCATCTTCCGACCCAACTATCTCGACACAGCCTGGGATTCGAGTCTTGTTGACGGAAGTGAAACTGAGTACGAGTACACCTTTAGCGACGACGACATACATGACTCAAGCCCCGACACTACTTCGTGGGCCGGAGTAACACGTAGCTTCGGGGGACGCATCGATGCTGAAAGAGCACAAGTATTCGAATTCAGAGCCCGTGCCCCAGGCGACAGCGGTATCATGCACATTGAATTTGGAAGAATTAACGAGGATATTGACGACAACGGTAACGCGTACTTCGAACGTGAAGATGAAACCGGTGTGTCGGAAGATTTCGGGCTTGATGGCCTGCCGGACAATCAAGAACCGCGCTACAATGCAACAACGAATCCCGATCCCAATCACGACAACTGGTTTTTCCTCGGAGACGGCATTTGTCCGCCCAATTGCGGACAATACACCAATGAGTCAAACTGGAACGACCCGATTAACTATGAGTGGCTTAACGGTACCGAAGGCAACAGAATCGACGGCGAACATTATGAAATAGCCGACAAGGAGGCCTTCACCAACGATTTCAATACCGATGACGGCTACTTCTCCTACTGGGTCGACTTCGGGGCTGATTCTGTGCGATTCAGAATCGATTCATCGGAGCACGATCCTGGCGATGGTCATGGATCGTGGTTCACGTATCGCATCCCAATTAACGACCCTGATCTGGTTGACGCGGATGGGGAGTATGTCCAGCAAGTCATCATCAATGGATCCTCGGAAGATGCCACTTTGCAACCGGACTGGAATAAGATCAGCCATATCCGTATCTGGTTTGAAGGCAGGCCTGGTCAGACCACAGCGGACACTATAGAGATTGCCGATTGGTATTTTGTACAATCCAACTGGCAGGATGAAATTGCGTACAACGATTCTGACTCTACAACGAAATTCATAATCGCTTCCGTCAGTGAGGAAGATGGCACCTTTGATGCTCCTTCCAACGTGGAAGCGTACACTGACCCCAACACCGACATCGAAGAATCCCAGCGGGGGCTGTTGTTGCAATTCGAGGACATGGACTCTCGCGATACGTGTTTGGCCGTCAAGAACTTGGTGTCGATCGACGGCTACAGCGGCTATGGAACTATAGAAATGTATGTTCACGGCAGATACCTGAACCCGGCTGACGATGGTAAGGTGTGGTTCATATTCAGACTGGGTACCGATTCGGTCAACTTCTATCAGCAGCGAATGAGATTGTACGATGGTTGGGATGTACGTAATTTTGTCAATATTAAGTTCGACGAAATAACTGCCCTTAAGGACTCGGAACAACGACAAAGAACTCGCAGTGAATGGCTAGATGTAGATATCTATAGTGACGATGCCGACAGTACTTTCCGAGTCCGGGGCAATCCGAATCTAAATGCCATCAAATACTTCGCAGCCGGTGTTGTCAACAGCGATCAACTCAACGACGTTTCCGGTGAAATCTGGCTTGATGAACTGAGGGTCACTGACGTCCGTCGCGATGTCGGTACGGCGGCAAGGATATCATTTAGTGGCAACCTGGCTGATCTTGGCGGCTACAACTTTTCATATCAAACAAAGGACCCGTATTTCCGCGGTCTGTCAACCTCGACCAGAGGTGGATCGAGCCGGAATCTCGGTAGCGGTCAAACCCAGACTAGCATGTCTTATTCGGCTTCAGTTAATCTTGACAAATTCATGCCGCGATCATGGGGTGCCAAAATTCCCGTATCGGTATCCTATTCCAAAACGACATCAACTCCGTTGCTACGGAATGGATCCGACATCGTTTTGCCTGAGGAAATCCGCATCGAGGAGCGCAGTCTGGGTGAATCCCAATCGTTGTCGGTATCTCCGAAATTCAACCGGCCCGGCAGAAATCCCCTATACTCATTATTACTCAACCGTCTGACCACAAAGTTCTCATACCGTCGAAACACCCGATCTTCGGTCAATCAACCTTACAGCTTCGGTGAGAGTTACAACGTGCAGAGCAGATTTGACCTGAGTATGAGGACGGTTCCGAAAATCCCTGTTTTCTTCTGGACCAAGTGGATTCCGTTCGCGAAGAAAACAGCCGGATCACAACTTGGTCTATACCCAAAACGCTGGAATGTCAGCGGCGACTATGACCGCAATCTGTCGGTATCCCGTAACATCAGCGGTGACCTACAGAGCGATCTCAAACGCACTTTCAACGCTAAAATGGACGTCCAGTACGAAATCCTGGAGAACCTTATTTCCAGTCTGCGACTTGATACCCGACGTGATTTGAGTGACGTCGAGAATGTGGACCTGTCGTTTAAAAAACTTCGCCTGGGTCTTGAACTACGCTACAGTCAGTCCTTCGGCGTAACCTACAATCCAAAAGTTTTCTCTTTCCTGGGTACTAACTGGTCTTACAAGGCACAATACAGTGACGACTGGGACCGGTCCTCTGAGTCGCGCCGATCCTCGCTCACTCGCTCATGGAGTGTTAGCGGCACATTTGACCACATAAAGTTTCTGGGCGGCAAAGGCAGTTCCTCCGGTCGTGACCGCGGTCGTCAGCGCGGTCGGCGCGCCCGCAAAACGGACGTGACAGTAGAAAAAGGCAAACCGTTCTACGATCCACCACTGGCTGTGCTACGGTTCCTGACTGCGTGGATACAGGTGCCAAAATACAACTACAGTGAGAATTTCAAAGCTTCTGTCCCTGGCATGGACTCACGACCAAGACTGGAATATCGCTTTGGACTTGTCCGCGGGGATCACGGTGTGTCAACTATATCCCAGACGCGCAGCCCATCTTCATCACAGGGCAAAAGCTACGATCTGTCCAGTGGTTTCTCTCTACTGAGTGGCATCAAAACGGAAGTGAAGTTCAGGCGAAGTATCAACGAAGACCTGATCAAACAGGGGAACCGTTCCCGGAACACTTCTACGAGCTGGCCAGATCTAACCATTCGCATTTCCCGCTTCAAGACTCTGCCGTTGATAAAGAACGTGGTAAATAAGCTCATTGACGTCCTGTCACCTCGCACAGGCTACTCACGCTCCACGAAAGAAACGTTCGATCTCAATGGCGGTTTTGTCACTTCATCTTCCGAAATTATCAGCCGCAATCCTCTGCTCCAGGTGAATTTCAAAGTGTTCAAGGGTTTGTCGTTGTCATCTTCGTATGCGCTAACCAAAGATATCAGACGAGCTTTCAACCCCACTAGCGGTAAGTTTCAGTCGGAGTCCCAGTCCAATCGCAAGACCTTTGGTGCTTCGACCAAGTATAGTTTTTCAGCCCCAAGCGGCTTCAAGCTCCCCATTTTTGGCCGTGTGAAGTTCCGCTCAACAATGTCGATCTCAATCGACGTCAAAAGAAACATGAGCACAACCAGAAGCTTTAGTGCCGATGGAAAAGAGGGCCGACCTACCGAGAAATCAGAGTTTCGTATATCGCCGAACATATCCTATACTTTTTCACCTAAGATCCGTGGCGGCCTGAGCATGCAATGGTCCGACAACAACAGTAACGGACGTAAGAGCCATCTGAGGGAAGTCAAGCTCTCGGTGGAGATAAGATTCTAA
- the recG gene encoding ATP-dependent DNA helicase RecG, with product MASLNLNSPLQYVKGVGPRKAEILANYDLHTVSDMLRYFPRQYLDRSTVVPIADLKVDQPVTIVGQVKAHGVLHGKHKRYEVILGDSTGAVSLLWFRGVRYWERLFKKNQWFAATGTVSYFQGFQILHPDLERLEDESDQMIHAGRIIPVYPQTAELSKVGLSSKGIRRITSFIFENLTEHIADLLPRAETDRLKLPSLQEAIHHIHYPENRDQIETCRRRLAFDELLEFQFLIVSSRRQKEVAIKKQRYTSPGINLKKFIAALLFELTAGQKAATKEIAADLGRARPMTRMLQGDVGCGKTVVAIIAALHAAENNLQTAFMAPTEILSEQHFRGWQRPLEEAGFTSALLTSSMKKTEKDKIGAACGRGEIDILFGTHALIYDYVSFERLGLVIIDEQHRFGVKQRGKLHAKGDNPDLLVMTATPIPRTLALTLYGDLDITTIPDLPPGRKPVRTVWRMPDAATKVYQFVHDEIARGGQAYFIYPLVEKSEHLQLTSVEDAYAELTANQLSGLRVGMVHGRVKAKERDEILRQFNSGDLDILMATTVVEVGLDNPNATLMVIQHGERFGLAQLHQLRGRIGRGKKQATLIALAHPPISEMARRRLDYFSQTTDGFKIAEADLELRGPGELYGLKQSGLPELRAARLTSDRDLLEAARGLLERLFSDDNSLDSSYQNLYTYLKESAVVKASNLGGG from the coding sequence GTGGCTTCTTTGAACCTAAACTCTCCCCTGCAATACGTCAAAGGGGTTGGACCGCGCAAAGCGGAGATACTGGCCAACTACGACCTCCACACCGTGAGCGATATGCTCCGCTATTTCCCTCGCCAATACCTCGACCGAAGCACGGTCGTTCCGATTGCTGATCTCAAAGTCGATCAACCGGTAACGATTGTCGGACAAGTCAAGGCGCACGGAGTTCTTCACGGCAAACACAAACGCTACGAAGTTATCCTCGGTGACAGCACCGGGGCTGTGTCGCTACTGTGGTTTCGGGGGGTTCGCTATTGGGAACGGTTGTTCAAAAAGAACCAATGGTTCGCAGCCACAGGGACGGTCAGTTATTTTCAGGGATTCCAAATCCTTCATCCCGATCTCGAACGACTGGAAGACGAGAGCGACCAGATGATCCATGCCGGGCGGATTATTCCGGTCTATCCGCAGACAGCCGAACTCAGCAAAGTCGGTCTCAGCAGTAAGGGAATCCGGCGGATCACATCGTTTATCTTTGAAAATCTCACAGAACACATCGCCGATCTTCTCCCCCGCGCCGAAACGGACCGCCTGAAATTGCCCTCGTTGCAAGAAGCGATTCATCACATTCATTATCCCGAAAATCGTGACCAGATCGAGACCTGTCGGCGGCGGTTGGCGTTTGACGAATTGCTGGAGTTTCAATTCCTGATCGTATCCAGTCGTCGCCAAAAGGAAGTGGCAATTAAAAAACAACGGTATACTTCACCTGGAATAAACCTGAAGAAATTCATCGCCGCACTACTGTTTGAATTGACTGCCGGACAAAAAGCAGCAACGAAAGAAATCGCTGCTGACCTCGGCCGCGCACGGCCGATGACACGGATGTTACAGGGTGATGTGGGCTGCGGCAAAACTGTGGTAGCCATTATCGCCGCCCTTCACGCGGCCGAGAACAATTTGCAAACAGCGTTTATGGCTCCTACGGAAATCCTGTCCGAGCAGCATTTCCGTGGCTGGCAACGGCCACTTGAGGAAGCTGGATTCACAAGTGCGTTACTGACCTCTTCCATGAAAAAGACCGAAAAAGACAAGATCGGTGCCGCGTGTGGACGGGGTGAGATCGATATTCTCTTCGGAACGCATGCGTTGATATACGACTACGTTTCCTTCGAGCGATTGGGATTGGTCATCATCGACGAACAGCACCGATTCGGCGTTAAGCAACGAGGTAAGCTTCATGCCAAAGGAGACAATCCTGACCTCCTGGTAATGACAGCCACACCGATTCCACGCACGCTGGCTTTGACTCTATATGGTGACCTTGACATCACGACTATTCCCGACCTCCCTCCCGGTCGCAAGCCGGTTCGCACTGTCTGGCGCATGCCTGATGCCGCGACCAAAGTTTATCAATTCGTTCACGATGAAATCGCCAGAGGTGGACAGGCTTATTTTATCTACCCGTTGGTCGAAAAAAGTGAGCACCTCCAGTTAACCAGCGTCGAGGATGCCTACGCCGAGTTGACCGCCAATCAGTTGTCCGGACTTCGAGTAGGAATGGTACACGGACGGGTCAAAGCCAAAGAACGTGATGAAATCTTGCGCCAATTCAACAGCGGAGACCTTGACATACTGATGGCGACCACGGTGGTTGAAGTTGGGCTTGATAATCCGAATGCGACATTGATGGTGATCCAGCATGGAGAGCGATTCGGACTGGCACAACTGCATCAACTACGCGGACGGATCGGACGTGGGAAAAAACAGGCGACGCTGATTGCACTGGCTCATCCGCCAATTTCCGAGATGGCCCGCCGTCGACTGGATTACTTCTCGCAGACAACGGATGGATTCAAGATCGCCGAAGCTGATCTCGAATTACGCGGCCCCGGTGAGCTGTATGGTCTCAAACAATCGGGTCTACCGGAGTTGCGTGCCGCCAGGCTGACATCTGACCGCGACCTGCTTGAAGCAGCTCGGGGATTGCTCGAACGGCTATTCTCGGACGATAACAGCCTTGACAGTTCCTACCAAAACCTGTATACGTACCTGAAAGAATCGGCAGTGGTCAAAGCCTCGAACCTGGGCGGTGGGTAA
- a CDS encoding DUF1844 domain-containing protein, whose product MTNEDDLDKTLFSQMILSLQMGAMQQMGKFASPMTGKIERDMVMAKASIDMLAMLEKKSKGNLTEDEDKLIGHALYELRINFVDESKKSDQPTETATSDSNNSGAEASDSESDETSTEPEKS is encoded by the coding sequence TTGACCAACGAAGATGACCTGGACAAGACTCTTTTTTCCCAGATGATTCTGTCTTTACAGATGGGCGCTATGCAGCAGATGGGCAAGTTTGCCTCTCCGATGACCGGCAAGATCGAACGGGATATGGTTATGGCCAAGGCGAGTATCGATATGCTGGCAATGCTCGAGAAAAAATCCAAAGGCAATCTCACCGAGGACGAAGACAAACTGATTGGACACGCTCTATATGAACTCCGCATTAACTTCGTTGATGAGAGTAAGAAGAGCGACCAACCGACAGAGACTGCAACATCGGACAGTAATAATTCTGGCGCTGAGGCAAGCGACTCCGAATCGGATGAAACTTCGACCGAGCCGGAGAAGTCATAA
- a CDS encoding M28 family peptidase yields MTSKLLLCSNLVLLSIFMFCCSSPQVATPVFDGDLAYQHLIHQVEFTPRVPGSEASARCRNYVYDFFDSLGLSVDSQMFTFLDPYSGQDIPMVNVIAHCNPQLDASQRIVLMAHYDSRPRTDYAFDTLLIDEPIDGANDGASGVAVLLELARLLSIQPPSVGVDLVLVDGEDWGKSGDSQYYLLGSREFARRGIRDRYQFGIVIDMIGDRDQQVYREAFSERYNKPLNDLVWETAQRLGVTTFIDSVHYTVMDDHLPLQASGVPSIVLIDFDYPEWHTEFDTPDKCSAQSLSNVGRILVDIVYKPENWPRK; encoded by the coding sequence ATGACTTCAAAGCTATTACTCTGCTCGAATCTTGTCCTACTATCGATTTTTATGTTCTGTTGTTCTTCTCCGCAGGTAGCGACACCGGTTTTCGATGGTGACCTTGCATATCAACATCTAATCCACCAGGTAGAATTCACGCCCCGGGTTCCCGGCAGTGAGGCTTCGGCTCGTTGTCGCAACTATGTGTACGATTTTTTTGACAGCCTGGGACTGAGTGTTGATTCCCAGATGTTCACTTTTCTCGATCCATATTCCGGGCAGGACATCCCCATGGTAAACGTCATAGCACATTGCAATCCCCAGCTTGATGCGTCGCAACGTATTGTCCTCATGGCCCACTACGATTCTCGTCCCAGAACCGACTATGCCTTTGACACATTGCTGATTGATGAGCCAATCGACGGCGCCAATGACGGCGCTTCCGGGGTGGCTGTCCTGCTTGAGCTGGCGCGATTGCTGTCGATTCAGCCGCCGTCAGTTGGGGTTGATCTGGTTCTGGTTGACGGTGAAGACTGGGGCAAGTCCGGAGACTCACAGTATTACCTCCTCGGGTCACGCGAGTTTGCCCGTCGGGGTATCCGGGACCGTTACCAATTCGGTATCGTCATAGACATGATTGGCGACCGTGACCAGCAGGTCTATCGAGAAGCGTTTTCAGAACGATACAACAAGCCCCTTAATGACCTCGTCTGGGAGACAGCACAGCGTCTCGGCGTGACAACGTTCATCGACAGCGTTCATTACACGGTGATGGATGACCATCTGCCACTCCAGGCGAGCGGTGTTCCATCGATCGTGCTCATCGATTTTGATTATCCAGAATGGCACACTGAGTTTGACACCCCTGACAAATGTTCGGCCCAGTCGCTATCCAATGTCGGGCGGATCCTCGTGGATATAGTCTATAAACCTGAAAATTGGCCCAGAAAATGA
- the murB gene encoding UDP-N-acetylmuramate dehydrogenase, whose product MKATVQLPLNQNIPESDVAAAIGDTVEFDKPLAPLTSFRTGGPAKYFIAVRSVDEIVRAISGACRLDIPYVLIGGGSNLLISDAGFDGLVIKIAIAGIQLVGETTIECGAGENLMAVVEFAASKSLTGLEFAAGIWGTAGGAVYGNAGAYGGGMSDVVTEVVLIDSEGKTKTRNHEYCRFAYRDSYLKMTKEVIVTVRIKLQKGEPGRIREKIADILADRKTKHPDQLTAGCFFKNIEDPSQPHGKLAAGRLLEEAGAKLLSVGDAEVFEKHANMIVNVGHATSHDIHELATRMKELVRKNSGVELEEEITRIGQF is encoded by the coding sequence ATGAAAGCGACTGTACAACTGCCACTTAACCAGAACATACCAGAGTCCGATGTCGCCGCCGCGATTGGTGACACTGTTGAGTTTGATAAACCTCTGGCTCCCCTGACGAGCTTCCGTACCGGAGGTCCAGCAAAATATTTTATCGCGGTTCGTAGCGTAGACGAAATAGTGCGAGCCATATCGGGTGCGTGTAGACTCGATATTCCGTATGTCCTCATTGGTGGCGGATCGAATCTTTTGATCTCTGACGCCGGTTTTGACGGTCTGGTCATCAAGATTGCGATTGCAGGTATTCAACTCGTTGGCGAAACAACGATTGAGTGCGGCGCAGGTGAAAACCTGATGGCGGTGGTAGAGTTCGCCGCGAGTAAATCCCTGACCGGGCTGGAATTTGCCGCCGGTATATGGGGAACGGCTGGCGGAGCGGTGTATGGCAATGCCGGTGCGTATGGAGGTGGAATGAGCGATGTAGTCACCGAAGTCGTACTTATTGATTCGGAAGGGAAAACCAAAACGCGAAACCATGAATACTGCCGCTTCGCATACCGTGATTCGTATCTTAAGATGACTAAGGAAGTCATAGTAACTGTCCGAATTAAATTGCAGAAGGGAGAACCCGGCAGAATTCGCGAGAAGATTGCCGATATCCTGGCTGACCGAAAGACGAAACACCCGGATCAGTTGACGGCGGGTTGCTTCTTCAAGAATATCGAAGACCCTTCTCAGCCGCATGGTAAGCTAGCGGCCGGCCGCCTTCTTGAGGAAGCAGGGGCCAAGTTGCTCTCGGTCGGCGATGCTGAAGTTTTTGAGAAACATGCCAACATGATTGTCAATGTCGGCCACGCCACATCGCACGACATTCATGAACTGGCGACCCGGATGAAGGAACTGGTGCGAAAGAACTCCGGGGTTGAGTTGGAAGAAGAGATCACTCGCATCGGACAATTCTAA